The Triticum urartu cultivar G1812 chromosome 6, Tu2.1, whole genome shotgun sequence genome includes the window tcccggtgatatagctttctcgtctccttgttcttatcaatccaattcttttcccgtgagtggcaggttgtcacctcataatttgagatgtattccttaagaccatatcaagcttattcttttcgttgttggttttccaacaactccgtgcGACCCTTCTCTTTAAAATGCTTTTCAAGCTCATcggaggtagaagatgttgttttcttctccgttcttttgttccgacgatccaacttctattctttcatttcttccagAGGCTTTGTATTGCTGCTATAttcacccatcatctcgtttgtgcaaatatcatgttcttttcgtgcttatccttttaaccggattGTGTGCTCGCTGCTCAAGTTCTTTAttttatcaagccttgcatatctttccaaccggagagctgttcgaatttgttcttccttatTTTCTTTAACGGAGTGTTTTTCAGCTTCGTTCTTCTCCATTGTATTATTTTCttgaaatggcttaaccttttcaaggttcgttggtttcactcatttgtcaaaggagcaacttagttttacctcttctttaTCTCTtgcgttgtccctccggtgccattctagatctcgggccgagatcctctcgtagtggtggagtgttgtaacgccccgagaccgatgtgccaggtgtcctcctgttattcgctgttgttgccttgttatttgcttgcgtgttgcattttgccatgtcatcatgtgcattgcatcatcatgttttaaaacctgcattcgtccgggttctccgagttctctccgttgtccattctgagcccaaccacactcgcacgctcccgcgacacgtccgaaaaattattttataagtggccggaaaatgttctcggaatgggttgaaagttggcgtgcggtcttattttagtgtagacAGACCGCCTATCAAGCTCCATCGCATTTAGAGtttgtttgatagcccaaccgttaaactatagcggcattatagccgggcacacgtcggacgttttcggtctccgaaaacagtcgccgggccttcctctcttctcttctctcagctcgagaccgtctaaacagctcactacctaccgccaggccctacctaacctctctcgtcagacCGCGGACctcccctcgcgcgcgtccgaaagttgtccccgaacccgacccgggcagtcgtcaccgttggatccggatcaaccccaaacatctacaaaacgtctccgttttgttaattggacttcctaacctaTATTTTCTCAGCCGTCCGATTTAGATCGAAGGGCTTCCATTAGTCTGCATATAGACCCACTCACTATATAAACCAGCAACCCTAAATTTTAGGGCCTTGTCCCATCCATCCTTTCCCACCGTGCCGCCACTTCACCTGGTTCCTCGGGATCCCTCCCGGACCAACCAGCTCAAGCCACTTCTCGCCATCGATCCAACCCGCAGCCAACCTCCACCTTCCCGATCCGCCCGTGCACACAGGAGCCCGAGCTCCCAACCGAGGAGACCGCGTCCCACCTCGCTGCTGTTTGCCTCCAGCAGTTGCGCCGACGAGCTCTGCTGCCGGACCACCGGATCTCCTTCCCCTCACCTCgttctccccttcctttctctgcCTTATTTTTATTCCCTACTCTCAAACTCCCTCCCTGTTTTGTTCTGGACAGGGAACCAAAGGGGGCGCAATTGCCTGAGCTCGGCCTCGAGGTTCCGTCGCCGTCACCGGGGGAACGCCGGATCCAGCCGTCCCTGGCATCTGCCTCCCCCGCCTCGGATCTGGCCATTCCCGTGTCAACTTCGCCGCCTCCACTCCCCTGCATCTCTCCTCCACCTCCCCTGTTTCTGCGAGCGCTCGAGGACGAGGGCCGAACCCCTGCCTCCTCGCCTCCCCGACTCAAACTGGCCCGAACCGGCCATCTCCGACGCCTCCTCGCCGGATCCCACGCGTCAAGTCCGCCGGCCGCTGCTGTCTTCCCGGCGATCCTCGTGCGCACCCCTGCCTGGATGCTTCTGCTGCTGTTCCCTTTCTTCAGAAACAGGCAGAACAGCATTGCCGCCCTCGTTTCCTGTCGCCCCTGCTCTGTTTCTTTCCCTTCCGCACAGCTCCTCTCGCGCTCACCTTTCTCCCTCTCTGAAACCAGGTCCCCGCCGCCATGGCCTCGAACACTGCCGCCCTGCGTCGCCTGAAGCCGCCGTGCCATGCCCGAGTCGAGGGCGAGCTCGAGGTCGAGCCGTTGAACGCGCCCATCCTGTAGCTGCATCCTCACTGTTTTCCGCACCCCCGCCGTTAGCCTGTGGTCGCGACGGTCGCCGTCTTGCTCGCCGGCGTCGTCACCCAGTTCCTTGGTGATCCACGAAGAAGAAGGCCTAGTCTCTGGTTCTGTTCAAGTAGAGCGACGCCCTTGATTTGCACAacatgcagcagcagcagcgcagtGGTTAACGCCCTGCTCCTCTATTCAGGAGGTCGTGGGAACAAGTCCCAGCCGGTCCTagtttttgctctgtttttcctGTACTGTTTGCACGCACACAAATCTGCTACTGGGCTTGCACAGTGCGTTGAATCCGGCCCGTGCATATTTTTTTCAGTATGTGCATTTTACCATTTCCCAGTGCATTCTTATTTACAGTAATGCCATCAGTTTAAAATGCTCATAACTAAATATCCATGCATCCAAATGAAACATGTCATATATGCATCTTGCTCAGTTTTTCGTGTTGTTTAACAATATGCAACTTTTATCCCTACTAAAACTgattaaaattgttgtttgcattgtTTTGCACAAATGACATGttaaaatggtttaattcataTCTAAATGACCTTAGCTTGGTTTTAAATAAtttttatatgtaaatggggtagaaaaatgcctagtttaacatggtgtactcactttgcatgtttaataactctaaaatatggtttagggcagaacagtaccaaacctaatatatgcatatggggatttaccggaattgttgttcgttgcttccggcctcatttaaacttgcctagattagatagtttcatcatgcttcccctcttgccatgtttaacaacatttaatattgttgggtacataaccaagagagaactaaataattgatgtggtgttccgtcaatatgcatcccgGTGCATATTGGCCTCCATTttacttgtagttttgtttgtgcactctGCCATGCCacgcttcattaaaccggacatgcgtcatacttgattgtgcatcatgccatgcttatatgatggttgtttactatgttgtttgctttttccggtgttgcttcttcgggttgtttccgataacgtcgtgttgtgaggatccgttggatacgtccgtttgtcttcttcatggactcgttcttcttccttgcgggatttcaggcaagatgaccatacccttgaaatcacttctatctttgcttgctagatgctcgctcttttgctatgcctgtgctgcgatacctaccacttgcttatcatgcctcccatgttgttaagccaagcctctaacctaccttgttctagcaaaccgttgttttggctatgttaccggtttgctcagcccctcttatagcgttgttagttgcaggtgaagatgaagtttgtaccttgttggtacatggatatgttgttccttgttggaacatgtttacttgttgggatatcataatatctcttatctaattaatgcatctatatacttggtaaagggtggaaggctcggccttatgcctggtgttttgttccactcttgccgccctagttttcgtcatatcggtgtcatgttcccggattttgcgttccttacgcggttgggttataatgggaaccccttgacagtttgccttgaataaaactcttccagcaaggcccaacattggttttaccattcgccacctagcctttttctttcccttgggtaggcctacccaagggtcatctttattaaacccccgggccagtgctcctctgagtgttggtccaaactgagcgatgtccggagctaccaggggcaactttgggctggcccacccgacgtctggctcatgcggtgtgccctgagaacgagatatgtgcagctcctatcgggatttgtcggcacatctgggtggctttgctggtcttgttttactattgtcgaaatgtcttgtgaccgggattccaagtctgatcgggtcttgCTGCTAGAAGgattatccttcgttgaccgtgagagcttgtgatgggctaagttgggacacccctgcagggatttgaactttcgaaagccgtgcccgcggttatgggcagatgggaatttgttaatgttcggttgtagaaaacctgaagatgaccttaattaaaatacatcaaccgcgtgtgttatcgtgatggtctcttctcggcagagcctgggaagtgaacacgatgttggagtaatgcttgacgtaggttgttttaggattacttcttgatcatagtttctcgatcgtgctttgccttctcttctcgctctcttttgcgaataggttagccaccatatatactagtcgcttgctgcacttccacctcataccttttacccttcctataagcttaaatagtcttgatcgcgagggtgtgaaattgctgagtccctgtgactcaccgatacttccaaaaccagtttgcaggtgccgatgataccgtgcagatgacgcaaccaagctcaaggaggagctcggtgaagatcttgtcctttgtgttgtttcgttctagttgattagtagtggagcccagttggggtcgatcggggatctgtgtagcatttggggtagtcttcttttattttggttccgtagtcggaccttgattgtatctggatgatgtaatgctttattcatgtaattgtgtgaagtggcgattgtaagcgaactatgtatctctttcccttatgtattacatgggttgtgtgaagattacctcacttgcgacattgctttcaatgcggttatgcctctaagtcgtgcttcgacacgtgagagatatagccgcatcgagggcgttacaccccAGTACATCCAAAGtcagagatggaaacgggaaattacggcgcagcaaaaataataagcgctgGAATAAAAAGATAGCCTGAAGATCACGGCGGTAAACGCAGGATTCAGAAgttctcggccaggtcagcaaaagccaccctctaaaggctccagagatgaactgtccagcctaaacaaaattccggaccaaatatgtcagatccatagcacccccgataaacctgcaaatcatacccacagagaatgttgggtcttcaagcagtccggcaagctcaacgccgtacacaaggggaaggatacaccaagcgaagacgaggatgagcctctcaagcatgacactggggaacaaaacaaatttccactagaagtcaaaacagtgaacgTATTACACGTGATCCAGGGGAGAAACAAAGCAGCACTACCAGAGAAACATGCCCAAGGGCccatcaccgcggagtcctgccactagtcgtctcaaccgatcactttcgaccttcgggattactcagcaagtatccggcgtgcaggatgggctgccttggtattagacccaataattgacgaaTACCAttttcacacgagtcctgatggacggtggcagcagtctaaacctgatatatcaggacacaatccgcaaaatgggggtagacccaacgaaaatttgccaccgcaatactacctttaaaggagtaatgccaggcccaggggctcattgcatgagctccctgctactagaggttatattcggcttccccgataacttccgtagagaaaatttaacattccaaattgctccgtttcaaagtggctatcaagcagtacttagacgcgaagctttcgctcgctttaatgcaataccgcattatgcttccctcacgcttaagatgcccaggattagggggtctacggacagccagactatatcctttggccagactattagactatcaagatacaagattgaagacttcgtctcgtgtccggatgggactctatttgcgtggaaggaaagctaggcagtacggatatggatatctcctcctctgtaaccgaccttgtgtaaccctagccccctccgttgtctatataaaccggagggttttagtccgtaggacacaacaataacatacaatcatccataggctagcttctagggtttagcctcttcgatctcgtggtagatcaactcttgtaatacccatatcatcaggAATAAATCAAGcgggacatagggttttacctccatcaagagggcccaaacctgggtaaaacatcgtgtcccctgcctcctgttactatccgcgttagacgcacggttcgggaccccctacccgagatccgccggttttgacaccgacatttgtgctttcattttgagttcctctgtgtcatcgccgttaggcttgatggctccttcgatcattgtTAGCggtgcagtccagggtgagacttttcgacccggacagatttttgtattcagcgttttgcactgcgggccaattcgcttggccatttggagcagattgaaagctacgcccctggccgtcaggttaggtttggaagtttaaactacacggccgatatctgtggagacttgatcttcgacggattcgagcctctgccctGTGCGTCACACGGTCACAATGAGTACGATCTAGCCCTATCATCAGACAGTGTTCaagagatcgcaccggcagccgctccgacccccaattcggagccagttgcgccgtccatggacgggtggatagacccggccacggaggccttaccctctgCGGCGATCGAGTCGGATATCGACCTTATCCTTCATGAGAGCCATGttgtcaaactgccggatccttctccggtcACGCACTCCGAACCGCCctcgcccgttcctagcgaatccgactgggcaccgatcatggagttcacctccgcggatatttttcaacactcgcctttggcgacatactgaactcgttaaggtctctctccttgtcagaaggatcctggccgaactatgtctggcaggattgggatgcggatgacgaagaaattcaccgcccacccaccacccacttagtagccactgtcgatgacttaaccaacatgctcgacttcgactccgaagacatcgacggtatggacgacgatgcaggagatgaacaggaaccactgctcgcagggcactggacgcccacttcatcacatgacgtatacatggtggacacaccaaaagaagacgacgacgaggaacggaaggatgcaacaaagggttgtcccctcgaaaagcagtcaaagcggcggcgtaagcgccgctccaaatcccgcctcggccgaaacaacgatcatatagacccagcgttagagcagggtgaaccatcgccgaaCGACGACAACACGGAGAATCagaccgaacaacccgactctgtcaaagataacagtccggacgacatcacaccggacagacacccggagcaacagaatgcccatcaaaggctcgttgccaccgcgaggCGTCTAAAAacgcagaagcaaaggctcaaggctgcgcaagacacactcagaattagatggagtaaagtgctcaacacagcagcgaagtacggcggtaatcacCCAACCAAGAGCTACctgaagcggaagttgctacttgaattcgatgaggaggccttagatcccccgcaactaAAAATTAAAACgaccatctggccggatagacgacttcacggccaacatagagcggcaaacaaccccgcacataagccaatacgcgatccacgcgagggctcgcatcaaaaggacggcgcaaccagatccatctatggaccatgcaagcgcgctccagcatacgatgtaacacaacaaacatctgaacaacgcggtacacccagatacaggggtgccgcacaccccctatgtttcaccgacgaggtgctggaccatgaatttccagagggattcaaacccgtaaacatagaggcatacgacggaacaacaaacccaggggtctagattgaggactatatcctccatatccatatggctcgaggagatgatctccacgccattaagtatttacccctcaaactcaaagggccagcacggcactggctcaaaagcctccccgaaagctccattggaagctgggaagagctcgaagacgcttttcgggcaaattttcaaatgacttatgtctgacctccagacacggacgatttgagtcgtataactcaacagcccggagagtcagcccgaaagctttggaacaggtttcttactaaaaggaaccaaatagtcgactgtccggacgccaaagccttcgcagcttttaagcatagcatccgcgacgaatggcttgccagacacctcggccaagaaaatccaagaacaatggcagcattaacaaacctcatgactcgcttttgcgtgggtgaggatagctggctagccagatgcagtaCCAGCGACCCCCGTACATCCGAAGtcagagatggaaacgggaaatcacgacacagcaaaaataataagcaccggaataaagaagacagcccgaagagcacggcggtaagcgccggattcagaagttctcggtcaggtcagcaaaagccgccctctaaaggcgccacagatgaactgtccagcctaaacaaaattctggaccaaatatgtcagatccatagcacccccgacaaacctgcaaatcatacccacatagaatgttgggtcttcaagcagtctggcaagctcaacgccgtacacaagggggaggatacaccaatcgaagatgaggatgagcctctcaagcaagacactggggaacaaaagaaatttccactaGAAGTCTAAACAGTGAACGTATTACACGTGATccaggggagaaacaaagcggcactcccagagaaatatgcccaaaggcccatcaccgcggagtcctgccactggtcgtcttaaccgatcactttcgaccatcgggattactcagcaagtatccggcgtgtaggatgggctgccttggtattagacccaataattgacggatatcatttcacacgagtcctgatggacggtggcagcagtctaaacctgatatatcaggacacaatccgcaaaatgggggtagagccaacgaaaatttgccaccgcaatactacctttaaaggagtaatgccaggcccaggggctcattgcatgggctccctgctactagaggttatattcggcttccccgataacttccgtagcgagaatataacattccacattgctccgttccaaagtggctatcaagcactacttggacgcgaagctttcgctcgctttaatgcaataccgcattatgcttccctcacgcttaagatgccctagattagggggtctccggacagccggactatatcctttggccggactgttagactatcaagatacaagattgaagacttcgtctcgtgtccgtatgggactctatttgcatggaaggaaagctaggcagtacggatatggatatctcctcctttgtaaccgaccttgtgtaaccctagccccctccggtgtctacataaactggagggttttagtccgtaggacacaacgttaacatacaatcataccaaaggctagcttctagggtttagcctcttcgatctcgtggtagatcaactcttgtaatacccatatcatcaagaataaatcaagcaggacgtagggttttacctccatcaagagggcccaaacctgggtaaaacatcgtgtcccctgcctcctgttaccatccgcgttagacgcacagttcgggaccccctacccgagatccgccggttttgacaccgacattggtgctttcattgtgagttcctctatgtcgtcgccgttaggcttgatggctccttcgatcatcgttagcgatgcagtccagggtgagacttttctcctgggacagatttttgtattcagcggctttgcactgcgggccaattcgcttggccatctggagcagattgaaagctacgcccctggccgtcagttcaagtttggaagtttaaactacatggccgatatccgtggagacttgatcttcgacggattggAGCCTCTGCCCtgtgcgtcacacggtcacgatgagtacgatctagccctaccatcagacagtgttcaacAGATCGCACTGACAGCCGCTCCGACCcccaattcggagccagttgcgccatccatggacgggtggatagaccccgccacgaaGGCCTTACCCTCTACGGCGATCGAGTCGGATATCGACCTTACCTTtcatgagagccgtgttgtcaaactgccggatccttctccggccacggactccgaaacGCCCGcacccgttcctagcgaatccgactgggcaccgatcatggagttcacctctgcggaTATTTTTCAACACTcgcctttggcgacatactgaactcgttaaggtctctctccttgttagaaggatcctggccgaactatgtccggcagggttgggatgcggatgacgaagaaattcgccgccgacccaccacccacttagtagccactatggatgacttaaccaacatgctcgactttgactccgaagacatcgacggtatggacgacgatgcaggagacgaacaggaaccactgcttGCAGGGCACTGGATGCCCGCTTCAtaacatgacgtatacatggtggacacaccaaaagaagacgacgacgaggaaggGAAGAaagcaacgaagggttgtcccctcgaaaagcagtcaaagcggcggcgtaagcgccgctccaaatcccgcctcggcagaaacaatgatcatatagacccagcgttagagcagggtgaaccatcgccgtaccaaggcaacacggagaatcaaaccgaacaacccgactctgtcaaagataacaGTTCGGACGACATCACATCGGACAGACACatggagcaacagaatgcccatcaaaggctcgttgccaccgcgagTAGTCTAAAAatgcagaagcaaaggctcaaggctgcgcaagacacactcagaattagatggagtaatgtgctcaacacagcagcgaagt containing:
- the LOC125516772 gene encoding lysine-rich arabinogalactan protein 19-like, with translation MVKKVKQGVAKGLPTYMCYHIDDKDTLFFEDRIVVPKGDLRKGLVPSILSHRAATSPGSSGSLPDQPAQATSRHRSNPQPTSTFPIRPCTQEPELPTEETASHLAAVCLQQLRRRALLPDHRISFPSPRSPLPFSALFLFPTLKLPPCFVLDREPKGAQLPELGLEVPSPSPGERRIQPSLASASPASDLAIPVSTSPPPLPCISPPPPLFLRALEDEGRTPASSPPRLKLARTGHLRRLLAGSHASSPPAAAVFPAILVPAAMASNTAALRRLKPPCHARVEGELEVEPLNAPIL